The following are from one region of the Dreissena polymorpha isolate Duluth1 chromosome 2, UMN_Dpol_1.0, whole genome shotgun sequence genome:
- the LOC127866425 gene encoding basic helix-loop-helix transcription factor amos-like produces MIINALNMHTLTCDNASEQSDVVCKYDQVVYYPEISNSHYDHAPQMPFMQTEDAFECGTMAINGCYEQYQESSLQDITRDSDYYSSESGESSDASVQPDYYADPNIPWYSCDEQQFHVDDDDDRSMCQKRNKSRQPITETESTSTTNKAESNRKVPELVRIGATVRERTRMHMLNDAFDALRKVVPKQNAGEHHKLSKIATLRLAIQYISSLAVTLRTSGVEIQKIRGNCVGDRRGKRGKSSMKLAHGCP; encoded by the coding sequence ATGATAATCAATGCTCTAAATATGCATACACTTACCTGTGACAATGCCTCTGAGCAATCAGATGTTGTGTGTAAATACGATCAAGTGGTGTATTATCCGGAAATTTCAAATTCTCACTATGACCATGCGCCTCAGATGCCATTTATGCAAACTGAGGACGCGTTTGAATGTGGCACCATGGCTATTAACGGCTGCTATGAGCAGTATCAAGAATCATCGCTCCAGGACATCACAAGGGACAGTGACTATTACAGTTCTGAAAGTGGCGAGTCATCGGACGCAAGTGTACAGCCAGATTACTACGCGGACCCAAACATCCCCTGGTACTCTTGCGATGAGCAGCAATTTCacgtcgacgacgacgacgacaggTCAATGTGTCAAAAACGTAACAAAAGCCGTCAACCTATAACAGAGACTGAAAGTACATCGACTACGAATAAGGCGGAGAGTAACCGAAAAGTACCAGAATTGGTTCGAATAGGGGCAACAGTTCGCGAACGGACTCGAATGCATATGCTGAATGACGCTTTTGATGCCCTAAGGAAAGTGGTACCAAAACAGAACGCCGGTGAGCACCATAAATTGTCGAAAATCGCTACACTCCGTCTCGCCATTCAGTACATCTCGTCGCTAGCCGTGACGCTCCGAACTTCCGGTGTGGAAATCCAGAAGATCCGTGGCAACTGCGTCGGGGATCGGCGTGGCAAGCGGGGCAAATCATCCATGAAACTGGCCCATGGATGCCCGTAG